CAATGAAAATGGGTATCGTTGTTATTCTTCAGCAGACATTACTTGGATTGAGTTTTTAACTCGTCTTAAAGCAACTGGAATGTCAATCACCAAAATGCTAGAAATCGCAGAACTCCGGAGGCAGGGTGATTCAACTTTAACTGAAAGGAGAATACTTCTCGAAGATCACTATAAAAAAGTTCAACAACAGATGATTGAACTTCAGAAAAATCTAAATTTGCTTGCACATAAAATCGTTATTTATAAGGAAATGGAGGACAATT
This genomic window from Paenibacillus hexagrammi contains:
- a CDS encoding MerR family transcriptional regulator; this encodes MEKLLTIRQVATVTGLSVHTLRYYENIGLLCSIDRNENGYRCYSSADITWIEFLTRLKATGMSITKMLEIAELRRQGDSTLTERRILLEDHYKKVQQQMIELQKNLNLLAHKIVIYKEMEDNYTKGH